One window of Pogoniulus pusillus isolate bPogPus1 chromosome 9, bPogPus1.pri, whole genome shotgun sequence genomic DNA carries:
- the CDKN2AIP gene encoding CDKN2A-interacting protein isoform X1 gives MAAGKAAAEPLGRTAEEVAWAEALRGACEPEHHWRFRREFLLRNVGEPPAAGSAQLQRLVSLSMVWANHVFLGCRYPPQVMEKALEMAEGIQVTGAPVRTTRDELVAKVKKRGISSSNEGVEEPSKKRAVEKSKDAKDTGKDMKTTKAEALKETESTLPKKQESDTSKDSESSQSTSTSDQEMITSSNVEKEVKPANAENNTEQNVSSSEKESGEKSCSSLPKDSKCGNVTSPEKKTAVSAVPPASQSALQVEVVAAVVPPTTKSTPQAVAAAVPPTIKSTPQAESVPPTTKSALQAAAAAVPPTTKSTPQAAAVPPTTKSTPQAAAVPPTTKSTPQAAAVPPTTKSTPQAVAAAVPPTTKSTPQAVVATMPPTTKSTLQTAAVPPTTKSTPQTAAAAVLPTAKSILQAAVVPPTTKNTLQAVAAAVLPTTKSTPLTAAVPPATKSTVQISATLLSSKTQASTSASVSKSGAQVSSSLLLAPKTSTQVGASLLLASKGTAKVTSTLLASKSSAEVAASLLAARSGAQQGSSLLNSKSSAQVAASLLAARGGAQGPSSLASRGGAQAGASLLASKGGTQAGTPQLASKSSSQAGESPAKALCKPLTSEDAKERQPFFNRLYKAVAWKLVAVGGFSPNVNHAELLNSSIQSVKATLDVAFVPLKELADLPQNKSSLENIVCELRCKSVYLGTGCGKSMENAKAVASREALKLFLKKKVIVKICKRKYKGSEIEDLVLLDEESKPSNLPPALRNPREIL, from the exons ATGGCGGCGGGGAAGGCGGCGGCCGAGCCCCTAGGGCGGACGGCGGAAGAGGTGGCTTGGGCCGAGGCCCTGCGTGGGGCCTGCGAGCCTGAACACCACTGGCGGTTCCGCCGTGAGTTCCTGCTACGCAATGTCGGGGAGCCGCCAGCGGCGGGCAGCGCCCAGCTCCAGCGCCTAGTGTCCCTCTCCATGGTGTGGGCCAATCACGTCTTCCTGGGCTGCCG GTACCCGCCGCAGGTCATGGAGAAGGCGCTGGAAATGGCCGAAGGCATACAAGTGACCGGCGCCCCTGTTCGCACCACGAGAGATGAACTGGTTGCCAAGGTGAAGAAAAGAGGCATATCAAGTAGCAATG AAGGGGtagaagagccctccaagaagCGAGCTGTTGAGAAGAGCAAAGATGCTAAGGATACTGGAAAGGACATGAAAACAACCAAGGCAGAAGCCCTGAAGGAGACAGAGAGCACATTGCCAAAAAAGCAGGAAAGCGATACCAGCAAAGATTCAGAAAGCTCCCAGTCAACTTCCACTTCAGATCAAGAAATGATCACATCATCAAATGTAGAAAAGGAAGTAAAACCTGCTAATGCTGAAAATAATACTGAGCAAAATGTGTCTTCTTCCGAAAAAGAGTCAGGAGAGAAGTCTTGCTCAAGCTTACCTAAGGACAGCAAGTGTGGAAATGTGACATCACCTGAGAAGAAAACTGCAGTAAGTGCAGTGCCACCAGCTTCCCAGAGTGCCCTGCAGGTAGAGGTGGTGGCAGCTGTGGTGCCACCAACCACCAAGAGTACCccacaggcagtggcagcagcagtgccaccgACCATCAAGAGCACCCCACAAGCAGAATCAGTGCCACCGACCACCAAGAGCGCCCTGCaagcagcggcagcggcagtgCCACCAACTACCAAGAGCACCCCGCAGGCAGCGGCAGTGCCACCAACTACCAAGAGCACCCCGCAGGCAGCGGCAGTGCCACCAACTACCAAGAGCAccccgcaggcagcagcagtgccaccaaCTACCAAGAGCACCccacaggcagtggcagcagcagtgccaccgACTACCAAGAGTACCCCACAGGCAGTGGTAGCAACGATGCCACCAACTACCAAGAGCAccctgcaaacagcagcagtgccacctaCTACCAAGAGCACcccacagacagcagcagcagcagtgctaccCACTGCAAAGAGCATCCTacaggcagcagtggtgccacCAACTACCAAGAACACtttgcaggcagtggcagcagcagtgctgccaacTACCAAGAGCACCCCGCTGACAGCGGCAGTGCCACCAGCTACCAAGAGCACCGTGCAAATAAGTGCTACATTGCTGTCTTCCAAAACCCAGGCTAGTACTTCAGCATCAGTGTCCAAGAGTGGTGCTCAGGTGAGCAGCTCACTGCTTTTGGCTCCCAAGACCAGCACTCAGGTGGGtgcttcactgctgctggcctccaAGGGCACTGCTAAAGTGACCTCCACACTCCTGGCCTCCAAGAGCAGCGCTGAGGTGGCTGCTTCGTTGCTGGCTGCTCGGAGTGGTGCTCAGCAGGGATCTTCACTACTGAATTCCAAGAGCAGTGCTCAGGTGGCTgcttcactgctggctgctcGGGGTGGTGCTCAAGGTCCCTCATCACTAGCCTCTCGTGGTGGAGCTCAGGCAGGTGCTTCTCTGCTGGCCTCCAAGGGtggtacacaggcaggcacaCCACAGCTTGCTTCCAAGAGCAGCTCACAGGCAGGTGAAAGTCCTGCTAAGGCTTTGTGCAAACCATTAACAAGCGAAGATGCAAAGGAAAGACAGCCTTTTTTCAACAGATTATACAAAGCTGTAGCCTGGAAACTAGTTGCTGTTGGAGGCTTCAGTCCTAATGTAAATCATGCGGAACTTCTAAACTCATCTATTCAGTCTGTAAAAGCTACATTAGATGTTGCTTTTGTTCCCCTGAAGGAGCTTGCAGACTTGCCTCAAAATAAGAGCTCTCTGGAAAATATAGTTTGTGAACTGAGGTGCAAGTCTGTCTACTTGGGTACTGGCTGTGGTAAAAGTATGGAAAATGCCAAAGCAGTTGCTTCAAGGGAAGCTTTGAAATTATTCCTCAAGAAGAAAGTTATTGTGAAGATAtgcaaaagaaaatacaaaggTAGTGAAATTGAAGATTTGGTACTTCTGGATGAGGAATCAAAACCATCAAATTTACCTCCAGCTTTAAGAAATCCTCGTGAGATCTTGTAG
- the CDKN2AIP gene encoding CDKN2A-interacting protein isoform X2, giving the protein MKTTKAEALKETESTLPKKQESDTSKDSESSQSTSTSDQEMITSSNVEKEVKPANAENNTEQNVSSSEKESGEKSCSSLPKDSKCGNVTSPEKKTAVSAVPPASQSALQVEVVAAVVPPTTKSTPQAVAAAVPPTIKSTPQAESVPPTTKSALQAAAAAVPPTTKSTPQAAAVPPTTKSTPQAAAVPPTTKSTPQAAAVPPTTKSTPQAVAAAVPPTTKSTPQAVVATMPPTTKSTLQTAAVPPTTKSTPQTAAAAVLPTAKSILQAAVVPPTTKNTLQAVAAAVLPTTKSTPLTAAVPPATKSTVQISATLLSSKTQASTSASVSKSGAQVSSSLLLAPKTSTQVGASLLLASKGTAKVTSTLLASKSSAEVAASLLAARSGAQQGSSLLNSKSSAQVAASLLAARGGAQGPSSLASRGGAQAGASLLASKGGTQAGTPQLASKSSSQAGESPAKALCKPLTSEDAKERQPFFNRLYKAVAWKLVAVGGFSPNVNHAELLNSSIQSVKATLDVAFVPLKELADLPQNKSSLENIVCELRCKSVYLGTGCGKSMENAKAVASREALKLFLKKKVIVKICKRKYKGSEIEDLVLLDEESKPSNLPPALRNPREIL; this is encoded by the coding sequence ATGAAAACAACCAAGGCAGAAGCCCTGAAGGAGACAGAGAGCACATTGCCAAAAAAGCAGGAAAGCGATACCAGCAAAGATTCAGAAAGCTCCCAGTCAACTTCCACTTCAGATCAAGAAATGATCACATCATCAAATGTAGAAAAGGAAGTAAAACCTGCTAATGCTGAAAATAATACTGAGCAAAATGTGTCTTCTTCCGAAAAAGAGTCAGGAGAGAAGTCTTGCTCAAGCTTACCTAAGGACAGCAAGTGTGGAAATGTGACATCACCTGAGAAGAAAACTGCAGTAAGTGCAGTGCCACCAGCTTCCCAGAGTGCCCTGCAGGTAGAGGTGGTGGCAGCTGTGGTGCCACCAACCACCAAGAGTACCccacaggcagtggcagcagcagtgccaccgACCATCAAGAGCACCCCACAAGCAGAATCAGTGCCACCGACCACCAAGAGCGCCCTGCaagcagcggcagcggcagtgCCACCAACTACCAAGAGCACCCCGCAGGCAGCGGCAGTGCCACCAACTACCAAGAGCACCCCGCAGGCAGCGGCAGTGCCACCAACTACCAAGAGCAccccgcaggcagcagcagtgccaccaaCTACCAAGAGCACCccacaggcagtggcagcagcagtgccaccgACTACCAAGAGTACCCCACAGGCAGTGGTAGCAACGATGCCACCAACTACCAAGAGCAccctgcaaacagcagcagtgccacctaCTACCAAGAGCACcccacagacagcagcagcagcagtgctaccCACTGCAAAGAGCATCCTacaggcagcagtggtgccacCAACTACCAAGAACACtttgcaggcagtggcagcagcagtgctgccaacTACCAAGAGCACCCCGCTGACAGCGGCAGTGCCACCAGCTACCAAGAGCACCGTGCAAATAAGTGCTACATTGCTGTCTTCCAAAACCCAGGCTAGTACTTCAGCATCAGTGTCCAAGAGTGGTGCTCAGGTGAGCAGCTCACTGCTTTTGGCTCCCAAGACCAGCACTCAGGTGGGtgcttcactgctgctggcctccaAGGGCACTGCTAAAGTGACCTCCACACTCCTGGCCTCCAAGAGCAGCGCTGAGGTGGCTGCTTCGTTGCTGGCTGCTCGGAGTGGTGCTCAGCAGGGATCTTCACTACTGAATTCCAAGAGCAGTGCTCAGGTGGCTgcttcactgctggctgctcGGGGTGGTGCTCAAGGTCCCTCATCACTAGCCTCTCGTGGTGGAGCTCAGGCAGGTGCTTCTCTGCTGGCCTCCAAGGGtggtacacaggcaggcacaCCACAGCTTGCTTCCAAGAGCAGCTCACAGGCAGGTGAAAGTCCTGCTAAGGCTTTGTGCAAACCATTAACAAGCGAAGATGCAAAGGAAAGACAGCCTTTTTTCAACAGATTATACAAAGCTGTAGCCTGGAAACTAGTTGCTGTTGGAGGCTTCAGTCCTAATGTAAATCATGCGGAACTTCTAAACTCATCTATTCAGTCTGTAAAAGCTACATTAGATGTTGCTTTTGTTCCCCTGAAGGAGCTTGCAGACTTGCCTCAAAATAAGAGCTCTCTGGAAAATATAGTTTGTGAACTGAGGTGCAAGTCTGTCTACTTGGGTACTGGCTGTGGTAAAAGTATGGAAAATGCCAAAGCAGTTGCTTCAAGGGAAGCTTTGAAATTATTCCTCAAGAAGAAAGTTATTGTGAAGATAtgcaaaagaaaatacaaaggTAGTGAAATTGAAGATTTGGTACTTCTGGATGAGGAATCAAAACCATCAAATTTACCTCCAGCTTTAAGAAATCCTCGTGAGATCTTGTAG